In Thalassococcus sp. S3, the sequence ATTCGAGGTTGGCCGCGGTGCGGATATCCTCGATATCGGCCACCGCCTGCAGCGTCATCGACAGCGCATCGCAGAAGAGCGGGTGATCGTCCACGATCAGCGCGGTGCGAAAAACCGTCTCGTCTGTGGTGATGCAAGTGTCGCTCATGGCACCCTCATATCGGTAGGTCAGCCTTGTCAAAGCTTAGCAAGCCCGGTCCTGCAAGCCCACATACCCAAAGGTCGTAACGCAAAACGCGCGCCCGGGTGGGGCGCGCGTCGTTTGCAAGGATATTGAGCAAGCTCAATCAGTTCTGCGCATATTGCTTGGGCAGCTTGAAGGTCCACAGCATGCCGCCCTGGTTCAGGTAGTTGACCTTCTTGGCCACCTCACCGCCCCAAAGCGGAACCGCACCACCCCAGCCGGAGATGACGGAGACGTACTGCTCGCCGTCCTGCTCCCACGTCACGGGCTGACCCACGATGCCGGAGCCGGTCTGGAACGACCACAACTCTTCACCAGTCTCATCGTCGAACGCGATGAAGCGGCCTTCGGGCGTGCCGGTGAAGACAAGGCCACCTGCGGTGGTCATCACACCTGCCCAAAGCGGGGCGTCGTTCTTGTATTCCCACTTGATCTCGCCCGTGTCGGGGTCGATCGCCTTCAGGGAGCCGATATGGTCTTCGTAGTTGGGCTTGATGGTAAAGCCCGCGCCCAGATAGGCCGCACCTTTCTTATAGGTGATGGGTTCGTTCCAGATATCCATGCCCCATTCGTTCGACGGGACGTAGAAGTTGCCGGTGTTCTGGCTAAAGGCCATCGGCATCCAGTTCTTGCCACCCAGGAACGACGGCGATGCAAAGATCACCTCGCCTTTCTTGCCATCGGCGGCTGCGGCCGGATCGCCGGGGCGGTTATCTTCATTGAAGATCGGGCGGCCGTTTTCGTCGATGCCAGAGGCCCAGGAGATATCCTTGACGAAGGGCGTCGCCGAGACGAATGCACCATCCTCACGGTTGAGCACATAGAAGAAGCCGTTCCGGTCCGCTGTGGCAAAGCGCTTGTTGCCCTCGCGGTCGGTATAGGCCACGACCTCGTTCACGCCGTCGTAATCCCAGCCCTCGCGCGGGGTGGTCTGGAAGTGCCACTTGATCTCGCCGTTCTCGGGATTGATCCCGATGCGGGAGGCTGCGTAGAGATTGTCGCCAGACCCGTCATTGCTCTGGCCCGCGTCACGCAGCCAGGAATTCCACGGGGCCGGGTTGCCAGCGCCAAAGACCAGTGTATCGGTGTCGGCGTCGTAAGAGCCGCCCAGCCAGGTCGCGCCGCCGCCGGTTTTCCACATGTCACCGGGCCACGTCGCGTTGAGCGTGCCGGTCATGGTGCTTTCTTCACCTTTATATGTGCCCATGTGCCCTTCGATCACCGGGCGGTCCCAAACCAGTTCACCTGTCTCTGCATCGCGCGCCTGCACGGCCCCCACGATCCCGAACTCACCGCCGGAATTGCCGGTGATGACCAGTCCGTCTACGATCAGCGGTGCGGCGGTGTAGGAATATCCCGCCTTGTAGTCGGCGATTTTCTTGCGCCAGACGACGTCGCCGGTTTTCAGATCCAGCGCCACGATGCGTGCATCCAGCGTGCCGAAATAGATCTTGTCGCCATAGATCGCGCCACCCCGGTTGACCACGTCACAGCAGGGCAGGATGCCTTCGGGCAGGCGGGCGTCGTATTGCCAGACCTCTTTGCCGGTCTTCAGATCGATGGCGTACATCCGGCTGTAAGAGCCAGTGATATACATCATGCCGTCATAGATCAGCGGCTGCGTCTCTTGTCCGCGCTGCTTTTCGCCGCCCAGCGAAAAGGCCCATGCGGGGACGAGGTTCTGCACGTTTTCCTTGTTGAGCGTGTCCAGCGGGCTGTAGCGTTGCAGGTCGCGCCCCATTCCGTTGGTCAGCACCTGATTGGTGGTCGTCTGATCGCTGGCGAGATCAGCCTCCGTCACCTCTGCATAGGCCGCGCTGGTCGCGATGATGCTCGCGGCGGCGGCCATGATAAACCGGTTCATGGGGTCCTCCCTTATGTCTCCTCGTGGCGTCCGGGAGGGTGAGTCGCACCTCTCCCATCAGCTGTTGGCATTATCGAAAGAGGGGCGTTGCCGCGAAATTGCACAAAGGTCGTAGGGCGCGCCTTGACGTCACAGGTTAACGTTCTAACGCGACCAGGGGAGGAGAAAGACGTTGCGTATCAAAGCTTTGGCGGCGGCCTTGTTCTGTGCCTCCGCAATCGGTGCAGGGGCCGAGATGCCGGTGGGTCCGAAAACCATCGCTCTGGTCGACGGGGAAGGCGCGCGCGTGGAGGTCGGTGACATCCTCTTTGCGCCCGACGGAGGCTACCGCATCGACTGGCGGGAGGCGCCGTTCAAGGATCATTTCCTGTCCATGCGTCCGTTCCGCTGTCTCGAAGGCGCCCACAAGCACTGGTGTCACGTGCCTTATCCCTATGCGATCAACCGCGCGGTCTCCCCGGATGATCTGACCGATCTGGAATACGATCTTCTGTTTCTCTGGAAAGGCGCCACGGAATACGGGATCAACATGTGGAACGGCGTCTATTACCGGCTGACGCTGGAGAACGGGCAAATCACCGGCGCACTGCACGAGATGGATATGGACGCCCTATCGGCCCCGCCTGACACTGGGAACCTGCGCCCCCTGTCAGAGGATGATCTGCACGAGGCCGAGGCGGACAGTCACTGGCTGCCTTACGTGGTGATTGACTGAAAGACGAAAGGCTCCGTTCGGTACGGAGCCTTTGTCGTTCAGATCGGTCGCCGGTTTTACCGTGGTGTGTGCCTTGGGGGACCAGGGCGGCGGGCGATCGTCAATTAGCCCTCAGAAAGCAGGGGCATATTTCCAATTGTCCGCATCCGGGGTCACTTCGTCCAGATCATAATCGGCATTCTGCAATCTTTGCGCCACTTTCAGCCCATCGCGGGCAGCCTCATCCACCAAGGTGCGGCCTGCGACCTCATCCTTTGCCACCCCATGGCCGCGCATCAGGGCGATGCCGTAGTTGAACTTGCCCACCGGATCACCCGCCTCTGCCGCCCTACGGTCCCATTCCGCGGCGGCATCGGGATTATACGCGCCCCCCAGCCCGTTGTTGTCGAGCTGGCTCATCCAGGTCATGGCCCCTGTATAGCCCGCCTCTGCGCAGGCCTCGAAAACCTTTCGGGCCTTGCCATGTTCTCCCTTCTTGGTGATGCCGTAGCCCGCTGCGCAGGTCATCATATCGACCTCACCCCTTACGGCGTTGTCGATAACGCGGGCCATGGTCATCTCTTCGGGATTAAGCGTGCCGTCCTCATCGCCCATATCGGCAAAGGCAGGTGCGGCAAGCAGGGTCAGGATCAGCGCAGTTCGGATCATGGTATCTCTCCTCTCTCACAAGGGTAGCAAGGGCGATGCGAGATTTCATCTCTGCGATGGTCGTACGACCTGTCAGCCCTTGCGCCGGATCATGCCGCGCGCGGGATCATAGCCCCAGAGGGCCAGGGCGAGAAGTACGGCCCCGGCGAGGCCGGTCCAGACAAGGGCCGGTCCATTGAAATCGGCGTAGAGCGCGAAGCGGATCAGCTCGACCGCATGGGTGAACGGGTTCACGGCGCAAATGTCGTGCAAAAGGCGCGAGCTTTCGGCCATCTTCCATAAGGGGTAGAGCGCCGACGACAGAAAGAACATCGGGAAGATCACGAAGTTCATCACGCCGGCGAAATTCTCCAACTGCTTGATAAAGGACGACAAAGCCAGACCCAGCGCGCCCAGCATGATGCCGGAGACGAAAAGGGCGGGCAGGACGAAGATGTAGCCCTGCCAGGGCATATCGATGCCATAAAGGGCGGCGATGGCGAGGAAGGTGTAGACCTGCAGGATGGAGATGGCGGTGGAGGCAATGAGCCGGCAGACCAGCAGCCACCAGCGCGGAAGGGGACTGGTGAGCAGGAGGCGCATCGAGCCCATCTCGCGGTCATAGACGAGGCTGAGGGAGGATTGCATGCCGTTGAAGAGCAGGATCATCCCGCAGAGGCCGGGGACGATATAGGTCTCGTATTGGATATAGGTCTGGTAGGGCGGCGTGATCGACAGGCCGAGGGCGGCGCGGAAGCCGGCGGCGAAGACGATCAGCCAGACGAGCGGGCGGACGAGGGCGGCGATGAAGCGACCGCGCTGGCGGATGAAGCGCAAGGCCTCGCGCGCCATGATCGCACGCAGCGCGATGAGGTAGGCGGCTGGATTCATTCGACTTTCCCCTGGAAAGCCGAACCCTCCGGGGGGAGTTTATTTGGCAAGATGAAGCAGGGAGCGGTCATGTGGCCGCACCTGTCCGGAGCAGGAAATGATCGGTGAGGGGCAGCGCGCCGCGAAGGGCGCCGGCTGTGCCGTCTTCGAGGATCTGGCCCTTGTGGAGGATCAGGAGGCGGTCGTCGTCGCGCACCTCGTCGGCGAGGTGGGTGGCCCAGAGCACGGTGAGGTTGTCGGTTTGTGACAGATCATGGACGTGATCGGTGATGGCGCGGCGGGCGGCGGCGTCGAGGCCGACGGTCGGTTCGTCCAGCAGCAGGACAGAGGGGTCGTGGATCAGGCAGCGGGCGATTTCGAGCCTGCGGCGGTGGCCTCCGTTCAGGTCGCGGGTGCGTTCCCCGGCGCGTTCGGCCATGTCGAGGCGGTCGAGGGCGGCGTCGATCTTGAGGTGGGCTGTGCGGCCCGAAAGCCCGTGGAGGGCTGCGAAATAGGTGAGGTTGCGACGGGCGGTCAGGTCGAGGTCGAGCGTGGTTTGCTGGAAGACGACGCCGATCTGCGCGAGTGCGGCGCGCGGGTTTTGAGAGAGGGTGTGACCGGCGATGACGATCTCGCCTTCGGGTGCCGTGAAAAGGCGGGTGAGCAGGCCGTAGAGCGTTGATTTCCCAGCACCATTCGGGCCCAGAAGCGCACAGAACGCGCCCTGGTCGACATCGAAGCTGACGGCGTCCAGGGCGCGTTTGGTCCCGTAGGAAAAGCTCAAGGATCGGACGGAAAGTCCTGTCACTGAATGACAATCTCCAGTCGCTGCGTCTCGCCGGTGGAGCCCGGCACCTTGAGATAATAGCTGCCCGGCTTGATGGCGACAAAGCCGATTTCCATCGTGCCGGCCTCGTCGAATTCGACGCTGTCGACGCCGAGGGGGCGGATCTCCAGCCCTTCGATCACGATCTCGTCGATCCAGATGGCGCGGAAGAATTCAGGGCCTACGAGGGCCAGTTCCTGGCTGCCATCGGCTTCGATCTCGAACTCGTAATAGGTGCCGGATTTCAGCTCCCACGCGGCCTCGGCGAGCGGCATTCCGGCGCTTAGCGTGATGGGGGGCAGGTCCTCCTTGTTGCCGGCCGACAGGATGCCGGCGAGACCGAATTGAGGCGCGTCGTCGTTGTCGGCGAGGGCCGGGAGGGGCAGCGCCAGGAGGGCGGCGAGGCAGAGAGGGCGGATCATGTTAACTCCTTTGAATTTGGGGCGGCGGCAGGGGGGGTGCCTTGCGTGCACCGGGCGTGCACCCCCTGTGCACCGCCGCGGTGCAGCATCGGGGATGCGGGAAAAATGGTTAATGTCAGGGGCGCATCGCGGCACCCCAGGGGAAGCGACCGACCTTGATGGACTTGATTGCCTCGCGCTTGGCCACGTCGATCACGGTCACGTCACCCGACACGCCGTTGGTGGTGAAGAGGAGCGACTTGTCGGGAGAGAAGTCCATGTGCCAGACGCGGCGGCCGACGAGGATATAATCCTCGACCTCGTAGGTTTCGGCATTGACGACGGCGACGTGGTTCGACGGGCCGAGGGCCACGAAGGCCACTTTCTCGTCAGCGGTGAATTCGAAGCCCACGGGCTGGACACGGTCGGGATGGACGTTCTGAACCTCGAAGTCGATCTTGGCTTTCTCCTCCTGCGTGGCGACGTCGAAGACGGTCATGGTGCCGCCGATTTCGGAGCTCACCCAAAGCTCGGTCCCGCCGGCAGTGAACTCGGCGTGGCGGGGGCGGCTGTCGACGAGGGTGTTGGCAAAGAGCGACTGGGTTTCGGTGTCGATCCAGTGGGCCATGTTGGTCGTCTCGGACGTGGTGATGGCAATCTTGCCGTCAGGAGAGACGGCCATGCCTTCGGGTTCGATGCCGACATTGATCTGGGCGATCACCTCGCGGGTTTCGGTATCGACCACAGTGGTCACCGCGTCATCCTCGTTGGCGATGTAGAGGTGGCGGTCATTGGGGTGGAGCACGAATTGCTCGGGGTCCTCGCCGGACGGAAGCTCATGCAGGATCTCGCCCGTTTCGGGGTCGATCACCTGAACGGTGTCGCTGTCCGACGCGCAGACATAGAGGCGGGAATAATCCTTGGAAAAGGTGATGCCACGGGGGCGTTCGCCGGTCTCGATGGTGCGGATAACTTCGAGGGTTTCGACGTCGATCACGCTGATCGTGTCGTCCTTTTCGTTCGTCACCCAAATCTCGGCGGAGAGAGCCGGGCTGGCGAGGGTAAGGGCGAGAGGCAGGGCAAGGTATTTCATGCTTTGTCTCCGGTTGAGAGGGGGGAGGGGGCTGTCTGCCCCCGCGCCTGCGGCGCCCCCCGAGGATATTTTTGACCCAAAGAAGAGGTTGGCCGGGTCATGGGTGGTCGGGTGTTCGCGGATCAGTTGAAGGCGGTGCAGGGACTTTCGGGTTGGTCGAGGCCCAGAGTGTCGAGTTCTGTGCGTTGGTGTAGGAACCCTTCGAGCGGGGCCTGGGCGACCACGGCGCGGGTGGTGACGAGCGGGATGGGCTGGCGCAGCTGGCCGTTCCAGGTGCGGTAGGTCATGGGGCGCCCTTTGAAGCCGGCAAGCTCGAACGCGTCCGATAGGATGAAGGTACGGAGCGTGGCGGGGTCGTCGGAATTGGTGCGGGTGACGGCCTCGCCCATAGTGCGCATCGCGGCCCAGGCGGCGTAGTCCTTTGGTTCCATGTCACGGGCGGCGAGGTCGGTGAAGCGCGACTGAAGCTGGGCCGCACCCCATTGTTCGACAACACGCGACCAGGTGGCGGGCATGAGCCCTTCGGAGCCTGCGACGGGGCGCGCCTCCCACGTGTTATAGGCGATGTAGCGGCCGAAATCCCCGGTCTCGTCGGCGATGAGCAGGGCATCGTAATCGCCGAAATCCTGGGTGAAGAGCGGCACTTCCTGAGCGGCGTTGCGGCGCATGTCGGCGTCGAAGGTCCAGGCCTTCTCGGACGCGATTTCACGGCCAAACTTGGTGGCGGAGCGGCGCAGGGCGGCGGCGAAGTCCAGATCGTCGGGATAGGGGCCGGTGATCATCACCAGCCGGTCCCAGCGTTTGCGGGTGAGGAACTGCATCAGGGCATCGGCGCGCATCGCGTCCGACGGTTTGGTATGCAGGAGGTTTGCGCGGCAATTTTCAGCGCGCAGGGTCGGGTCGCCGGAACTGGCGTTGAAGAGGAGGGCGGAGGCGGCCTCCGGCAGGTCTGCGATGGCCGTTTGCGTGGCGGCGGAAGCGTCGAGGATCAGGTAGGGGGAGGCGGCGAGGGCGGTGCGCGCGGCCTCCATCATGTCGGCGCCTTCCTCCACCTGCTGGATTTGCAAGGTGAATTTGTGGCCCAGGAATTGCCCGGTCGTGAGGTTGTCGGCGAGGCCCAGCTCTGCCCCGGCCTGGCCCAGATCGTCGGGGACGGGATCGAGGTTCGACAGGACCGGGGGCCGCTCCTGCACCTCCTGTAGGTAGGTGACAGGCAGAGACAATTCGGCCTGCGCCGAGAGGGCGCCCACGCAAAGCGCGGCGCACGTAGACATGAGTCTGCGAGTGATCTTAAGCACTGATTTTCCTCCCATAATCTGAAGGTAGCAATGGGCCGAAACGGGCGGCTATTAGACCAAGGTCGCAATACAAAAGGCTCTCAAACCAAGGTCGAATAGAAGCGGGGCGAGCGGGCGCTGTATGAGATGCGGCGAGGAGCAAACCCCAAGGGAGGATGCCATGACCAAGATTGTGCCGCTGACGACGCTGAGCCTGATTACCGCTGCCGGAATGGCGCTGGCGCATGGAGATGTGGCGCCGCAGCCGATGAACACCGATGCATTGCCGGATGTGGGTGAGGAATGGCTGATCGAGAATCCTTACCGCGATCAGGGAGAGGAGGTCTGGAAGGCCGCCATCGAGATCGGGGACAGCGGGTATAACCAGAATTGCGCACGCTGCCACGGATTGGGCGGTGTGTCGGGCGGGCTGGCGCCGGATCTGCGGTACCTGGAGGCCGAGGAATACGGAGATGAATGGTACATGGAGCGGTTCATCTCCGGCTACACCCAGAACGGGATCACCAAGATGCCGGCCTTTGGCGATCTGCTGGGGCAGAAGGCGGCCTGGGCCATTCGCACGTATATCGAGACACGGCCTGATGACGGGGCGCTGGACGATCTGACACCACGCCTGAAGGAGATCCGTGATGAGCTGGCCGGGGGTGCCGGAGATGTGGAGGCGCTGAAGGCGGAGCTGGCGGAAATTGCCGGAGAGGTGGAGACAGCCTCGGGCGCGCCGGTGGCCGACAGCCCGGCATTCCGCGCGGCCAACCTGCTTGACCGGGAGAGCCCGGACGTCAAAGGTGCGACACAGGCACTGACAATCGGATTGTCCGCCGCCAATTGAGGCGGGCAGGAGGGGGCACATGATCGCACGGAAGGTCTCGCTTCTCTTACTCCCCGTCCTGGCCGGCGCGACGTTCGCGTCCGAGGGACTGGCCCGATGTGCCGATCATGTGCCTCAAGCCAAGCCGCAGAATGCCAGCCGCGATATCGTGGGGCAGGATCTGGACACGATCCAGGAGCGGGGGTTCATCACCTTCGCGGCCTACGAGGATTTTCCGCCCTGGTCTTACGAGGAGAACGGCAAGCCCAAGGGTGTCGATATCGAGATCGGCAAGCTGATCGCGGAGGATCTGGGGGTCGAGGCCAAGTTCAACCTGGTTGCGGCTGCCGAGAACCTGGATGCGGATCTGAGGAACTGGGTCTGGAAAGGGCCCATCGTGGGCGGGGCCGTAGCCAATGTGATGCTGCATGTGCCCTACGACAGCGAATTTGCCTGCCGAGTGGAGCAGGTCGTGTTCACGGGCCAGTACCATGTCGAGGAGATCGCGATTGCCTATCGCGAGGACGCCTATCCCGAAGACCCGCCGGTGCCGGCCTATTTCCGGTTCGATACGGTGGGGGTGGAGAACGACTCGATCTCCGACTTTTACCTCTCGGCCTTTCCGGGCGGGCAGCTGTCGGGCAACATGACGCGCTACACCACCATGGCGGATGCGATGGAGGGGTTGGCCGAGGGCGAGACGATGGCGGCGATGGGGCCGTTGGCGCAGCTGGAATACGGCGCGGAGGAGGGCGTGGCGGTGCACACGCCACCCCTGCCGGGCTTTGGCGTGGGCAAGTGGACCGTGGGCGTGGCGGTGCATTTCGCCTATCGCCCGCTTGCCTATTCTGTGGGCGATGCGATTGCCTATGCGATCCAGGACGGGCGGATGGAGGCGATTTTCGCCGAATACGGCCTGACCTTCTCGCCCCCGCTTTTGCGTTGACCCGACCTTAGTCTCATAGAATGCTGCGCAAAGCGGCCTAACGTGGTTTTCAAGATTTGGAGTGACGGAATGCAGCTCAACGATTCCCGCGAGATCGCAGCGCCCCGGGCAGAGGTCTGGGCGGCTTTACTGTCGGCGGAGGTGCTGAAGGAATGTGTACCTGGCTGTCAGGAGATGACGGGCAATGCAGAGGACGGTTTTGAGGCTGTCGTCGTGCAGAAGGTCGGGCCGGTGAAGGCCACCTTCAAAGGGGCCGTGACCATGTCGGACATGGTGGAGCCCGAAAGCCTGATCCTGAGCGGCGAAGGCAAGGGCGGGGCTGCGGGCTTTGCCAAGGGTGGGGCCAATGTGCGCCTTGAAGAGACCGAAGGCGGCACGATGTTGATCTATGAGGTGGAGGCGAAGGTGGGCGGGAAGCTCGCGCAGCTCGGCTCTCGCATCATTGATGGGTTTGCCAAAAAGATGGCGGATCAGTTCTTTGCCCGGTTTCAGGAGGTCGTCGAAGGACCTGCCGAGCCCGAAGAGGCGAACGCTGAGGCCGAGGCGGAACCGGAAAAGAAGGGCTGGCTCAAGCGCGCGCTGGGCAGCTGAACGGAATAGACTGTCAGGGAGGATAGGATGACAGAAATCACGATGACAGTGAATGGCCAGACACGGTCGGGCACTGTGGAGGGCCGGACGCTCTTGTCGAGCTTCCTGCGCGATGAGCTGGGCCTGACGGGCACACATGTGGGCTGCGACACGTCGCAATGCGGCGCCTGCGTGGTTCATGTGGACGGTCAGGCGGTGAAGGCCTGCACCATGCTGGCGGCCGAGGCCGATGGCGCCGAGGTAGGTACGATCGAGGGGCAGGCCAATGCCGACGGCTCCCTGAACGTGATCCAGCAGGCGTTTCAGGATCATCACGGCCTGCAATGCGGGTTCTGCACGCCGGGCATGGTGATGTCGGCGGCGGCCCTGCTGAAGGAGAACCCGACACCCAGCGAGCAGGAGATCCGGGACTACCTGGAGGGCAATATCTGCCGCTGCACGGGTTACCACAATATCGTGAAGGCGATCATGGCGGCGTCCGGTCAGGACGTGGCGGCCATCGCAGCCGAGTAAGCAAAGCGCGCGCGCTCTGCGCGCCGCAGCCAACAAGGTTCAGGATCCGCTATTGGGCCGGATCCGCAACGGGAGGAAGAACATGCCAAAAGATGCGGGCATTGGCGCCAGCTCCAAACGGCGCGAGGACGTCCGGTTTCTGACCGGCGCCGGGAACTACACCGACGACATCAACGTAAACGGGCAGGCTTACGTCTATTTCCTGCGCTCTGACGTGGCGCACGGCAAGATCAACGGGATCGACACATCCGCCGCCGCCGGGATGCCGGGTGTGGTGAAGATCTTTACCGGCGCCGATTTCGAAGGTGTGGGCGGTCTGCCCTGCGGCTGGCAGGTGACCGACAGGCACGGCGAGCCGATGCAGGAGCCGGCCCACCCGGTTCTGGCCCAAGGCAAGGTGCGCCATGTGGGCGACCCGATTGCCGCGGTGGTGGCTGACAGTCTGGAGCAGGCGCGTGACGCCGCCGAGGCCATCGACGTCGATATGGAAGAGTTGCCGGCTGTCGTGGACATGAAGGCGGCACTCGCCGAGGGCTCGACCAAGGTGCATGACGATCTGACCTCGAACCTTTGCTACGATTGGGGCTTTGTCGAGGAGAACAAGGCCGCCGTGGACGAGGCGATTGCCAATGCGGCGCATGTCACGACGCTGGAGCTGACCAACAACCGTCTGGTCGCCAACCCTATGGAGCCGCGCGTGGCGGTGGGTGACTACAGCCGCGCGACGGATGAGCATACGCTTTATACCACGTCGCAGAACCCGCATGTGATCCGCTTGCTGATGGGCGCCTTCGTGCTGGGCATTCCCGAGCACAAGCTGCGTGTCGTGGCCCCCGATGTGGGCGGCGGGTTCGGCACCAAGATCTTCCACTATGCCGAAGAGGCGTTCTGCACCTTTGCCGCCAAGGCGATCAATCGCCCGGTCAAGTGGACGGCGAGCCGGTCGGAGGCGTTCATGTCGGACGCGCATGGCCGCGATCATGTCACCAAGATCGAACTGGCGCTGGATGCGGACAACAATTTCACCGCCATCCGCACCGAGACATACGCGAATATGGGCGCGTATCTGTCGACCTTCGCACCGTCGGTGCCGACCTGGCTGCATGGCACACTGATGGCGGGCAATTACAAGACCCCGCTGATCTATGTGAACGTGAAGGCGGTCTTTACCAACACGGTGCCGGTGGATGCCTATCGCGGCGCGGGCCGACCGGAGGCGACCTATCAGCTGGAGCGCGTGGTGGACAAGGCCGCGCGGGAGCTGGGCGTGGACCCGGTGGCGCTGCGCCGTCAGAACTTCATCACCGAATTCCCCTATGCCACGCCGGTGGCGGTGGAATACGACACGGGCGATTATCACGCCACGATGGACAAGCTCGAAGAGATCGGCGATTTCGCG encodes:
- a CDS encoding xanthine dehydrogenase family protein molybdopterin-binding subunit, whose protein sequence is MPKDAGIGASSKRREDVRFLTGAGNYTDDINVNGQAYVYFLRSDVAHGKINGIDTSAAAGMPGVVKIFTGADFEGVGGLPCGWQVTDRHGEPMQEPAHPVLAQGKVRHVGDPIAAVVADSLEQARDAAEAIDVDMEELPAVVDMKAALAEGSTKVHDDLTSNLCYDWGFVEENKAAVDEAIANAAHVTTLELTNNRLVANPMEPRVAVGDYSRATDEHTLYTTSQNPHVIRLLMGAFVLGIPEHKLRVVAPDVGGGFGTKIFHYAEEAFCTFAAKAINRPVKWTASRSEAFMSDAHGRDHVTKIELALDADNNFTAIRTETYANMGAYLSTFAPSVPTWLHGTLMAGNYKTPLIYVNVKAVFTNTVPVDAYRGAGRPEATYQLERVVDKAARELGVDPVALRRQNFITEFPYATPVAVEYDTGDYHATMDKLEEIGDFAGFAARRADSEKNGKLRGLGVNCYIEACGIAPSNLVGQLGARAGLYDAATVRVNATGSISVMVGAHSHGQGHETSFPQVVAEMLGIDESMIDIVHGDSSKIPFGMGTYGSRSIAVCGSAMVRATEKIINKAKKIAAHLMEASEADIELKDGMFSVAGTDKSVAWGDVTLAAYVPHNYPLEDIEPGLEETAFYDPANFTYPSGAYACEVEVDPETGKVSIERFAAADDFGNIINPMIVSGQVHGGIAQGIGQAMLENCVYDENGQLLSASYMDYAMPRADDVPFYEVDHSCQTPCTHNPLGVKGCGEAGAIGSPPSVVNAVIDALNSGGKSVSHIDMPLSPARVWAAMNG